The Struthio camelus isolate bStrCam1 chromosome 5, bStrCam1.hap1, whole genome shotgun sequence genome has a segment encoding these proteins:
- the FGF3 gene encoding fibroblast growth factor 3, producing the protein MVIIWLLLLSAAQEPRAPGLAAGAPPGPPRPRRDAGGRGGVYEHLGGAPRRRKLYCATKYHLQIHGNGKINGTLEKNSVFSILEITAVDVGIVAIKGLFSGRYLAMNKRGRLYASENYNAECEFVERIHELGYNTYASRLYRTVPNGANTKRKASVEKLWYVSVNGKGRPRWGFKTRRTQKSSLFLPRVLDNKDHEMVRLFHTNVKYREGLLKPPSKNQRRRRGH; encoded by the exons ATGGTCATAATCTGGCTCTTGCTGCTGAGCGCCGCGCAGGAGCCGCgggccccggggctggcggcgggggcgccgccgggcccgccgcggccgcgcagggatgcggggggccgcggcggcgtcTACGAGCACCtcggcggggcgccccggcgcaGGAAGCTCTACTGTGCCACCAAGTACCACCTCCAGATCCACGGCAACGGGAAGATCAACGGCACCCTGGAGAAAAACAGCGTCTTCA GTATTCTGGAAATAACTGCTGTTGATGTTGGAATTGTTGCCATCAAGGGCTTGTTCTCAGGCAGATACCTGGCCATGAACAAAAGGGGCAGACTTTATGCATCA GAAAATTATAATGCAGAATGTGAGTTCGTGGAAAGGATCCATGAGTTGGGTTATAACACTTATGCATCCCGTTTGTACCGGACTGTGCCCAACGGAGCCAACACCAAACGCAAAGCCAGCGTGGAGAAACTCTGGTACGTCTCAGTCAATGGGAAAGGACGACCCAGGTGGGGTTTTAAAACTCGCAGGACACAGAAGTCATCTCTCTTTCTGCCCAGAGTATTGGATAACAAAGACCATGAAATGGTCCGACTTTTCCACACAAACGTGAAATACCGAGAGGGTCTCCTGAAGCCTCCGAGCAAGAACCAGAGAAGAAGGAGAGGGCATTAG